A DNA window from Stenotrophomonas sp. 57 contains the following coding sequences:
- the rarD gene encoding EamA family transporter RarD: MSMDEKEQRRGLLVTASTFVIWGLVPVYWHLLNEVPSFQIIAHRIIWSTVLVLGWLVLSARLGWWKKIAAQPRALPILLVSSLTIAFNWGLYIWAVNAGHVIETSLGYFINPLVNVLLGVLVLKERLRRLQWVAVAMAAVGVAWLTIDAGTPPWIALGLACSFGLYGLLRKLVSVDPVAGLGVESMYLFLPALAFAIWAENGHGGAFFHGWGWRNDLLLIFGGAITAVPLIGFAYGVKRIPLSLVGILQYIAPSLQLLLGVFFFHEAFDTAKAIGFAAIWAGLVLFVGDNIRTMRKR; the protein is encoded by the coding sequence ATGAGCATGGACGAGAAGGAACAACGCCGGGGCCTGCTGGTCACCGCCTCCACCTTCGTGATCTGGGGCCTGGTGCCGGTGTACTGGCACCTGCTCAACGAGGTGCCCTCGTTCCAGATCATCGCCCACCGCATCATCTGGAGCACCGTGCTGGTGCTGGGCTGGCTGGTGCTCAGTGCGCGCCTGGGCTGGTGGAAAAAGATCGCCGCGCAGCCGCGCGCGCTGCCGATCCTGCTGGTGTCGAGCCTGACCATCGCCTTCAACTGGGGCCTGTACATCTGGGCGGTCAACGCCGGCCACGTCATCGAGACCAGCCTGGGCTACTTCATCAACCCGCTGGTGAACGTGCTGCTGGGCGTGCTGGTGCTGAAGGAGCGCCTGCGCCGCCTGCAGTGGGTGGCGGTGGCGATGGCGGCGGTGGGCGTGGCCTGGCTGACCATCGACGCGGGCACGCCGCCGTGGATCGCGTTGGGCCTGGCGTGCTCGTTCGGCCTGTATGGCCTGCTGCGCAAGCTGGTCTCGGTCGATCCGGTGGCGGGCCTGGGCGTGGAGAGCATGTACCTGTTCCTGCCGGCGCTGGCCTTCGCGATCTGGGCCGAGAACGGCCATGGCGGTGCGTTCTTCCATGGCTGGGGCTGGCGCAACGACCTGCTGCTGATCTTCGGCGGCGCGATCACCGCAGTACCGCTGATCGGCTTCGCCTACGGCGTGAAGCGCATTCCGCTGTCGCTGGTCGGCATCCTGCAGTACATCGCGCCGAGCCTGCAGCTGCTGCTGGGTGTGTTCTTCTTCCATGAGGCGTTCGACACCGCCAAGGCGATCGGCTTCGCCGCGATCTGGGCCGGCCTGGTGTTGTTCGTCGGCGACAACATCCGCACGATGCGCAAGCGATAA
- the yedA gene encoding drug/metabolite exporter YedA, producing MSAPLSSSAAAPRGGLVALALLLVYVVWGSTYLGIAKALHGGALPLTMVSGSRFIIAGGLMFLALRLFWKMPNPTLRQWRNLVVMGVTMLVLGNGMVVLAEREVSSGLAATAVASVPLWMALFSALRGQHASRGEWLGIAIGFLGVVWLNAGSSLTASPTGLVLLLIAPVGWAFGSVWARGLDLPGPFMTAAGQMICGGVLLVLIGLVVGERPTTLPDTGGLLAMAYLCVFGSIVAFTAYVWLLQNVRPALAGSYAYVNPVIAVLLGALLNGERFGWRDLLAMVVILLGVVVLTMARTRRK from the coding sequence ATGTCGGCTCCTCTCTCTTCGTCTGCGGCTGCCCCACGGGGTGGCCTTGTCGCGCTGGCATTGCTGCTGGTTTACGTGGTCTGGGGCTCGACCTACCTGGGCATCGCCAAGGCCCTGCACGGCGGCGCACTGCCACTGACGATGGTCTCCGGCAGCCGGTTCATCATTGCCGGCGGCCTGATGTTCCTTGCCCTGCGCCTGTTCTGGAAGATGCCGAATCCGACCCTGCGGCAATGGCGCAACCTGGTGGTGATGGGGGTCACCATGCTGGTGCTGGGCAACGGCATGGTGGTGCTGGCCGAGCGCGAGGTCTCCTCCGGCCTGGCTGCGACCGCGGTGGCCTCGGTACCGCTGTGGATGGCGCTGTTCTCGGCGCTGCGTGGCCAGCATGCCAGCCGCGGCGAGTGGCTGGGCATTGCCATCGGCTTCCTGGGCGTGGTCTGGCTCAATGCCGGCAGCAGCCTGACCGCCTCGCCGACCGGGCTGGTGCTGTTGCTGATCGCGCCGGTCGGCTGGGCCTTCGGTTCGGTATGGGCGCGCGGGCTGGACCTGCCGGGCCCATTCATGACCGCGGCCGGGCAGATGATCTGCGGTGGCGTGCTGCTGGTGCTGATCGGCCTGGTGGTCGGCGAGCGCCCGACCACGCTGCCCGATACCGGCGGCCTGCTGGCGATGGCGTACCTGTGCGTGTTCGGTTCCATCGTCGCCTTCACCGCCTACGTGTGGCTGCTGCAGAACGTGCGCCCGGCGCTGGCCGGCAGCTATGCCTACGTCAATCCGGTGATCGCGGTGCTGCTGGGCGCACTGCTCAACGGCGAGCGCTTCGGCTGGCGCGACCTGCTGGCGATGGTGGTGATTCTTCTGGGCGTGGTGGTGTTGACGATGGCAAGGACACGAAGGAAATGA